Proteins encoded in a region of the Populus nigra chromosome 3, ddPopNigr1.1, whole genome shotgun sequence genome:
- the LOC133688016 gene encoding uncharacterized protein LOC133688016, translating to MSKENTTNIIDCLDKGPAWINNDDWNQMIKDFLSTPEFQRRSESARRNRLTKTDGKISTHSGGTVSFASYRANMQEEAGGKEPPWDDVFTALHQSTKQSGSFIDNKSKKVVENYKMEMISKYGTDWENHPSFDGAAWCVASGGVTKGRVYGAPRMPKSKVSTSSSSHSYSVESSYPSSSYRALQKEIKDKEEEIKKKDDFILEMKRQMDSMKEYLVNNLGYHGGTSNIDQGMPPPLTPSIPPPMAPQIMTPMGPAFQPIFRPTPRPLYPAQSSVDPQYHGSSSQPAP from the exons AtgtcaaaagaaaacactacaaatattatagattgtcTTGATAAAGGTCCTGCCTGGATAAACAATGATGACTGGAATCAAATGATCAAAGATTTTTTGTCCACCCCTGAATTTCAAAGGAGATCTGAATCTGCTAGGAGGAATCGATTAACCAAAACAGATGGCAAAATAAGCACTCATTCTGGAGGAACAGTGTCATTTGCATCATATCGAGCTAACAtg cAAGAGGAAGCTGGTGGAAAAGAACCTCCATGGGATGATGTCTTTACAGCTTTGCATCAAAGTACTAAGCAATCTGGTAGCTTTATCGACAACAAGTCTAAAAAAGTGgtt gaaaattataaaatggagaTGATTTCAAAGTATGGAACTGATTgggaaaatcatccttcatttgATGGAGCAGCTTGGTGTGTGGCTTCAGGAGGAGTTACAAAGGGTAGGGTATATGGTGCACCTCGTATGCCAAAATCAAAAGTTAGTACAAGCTCTTCATCACATTCCTACTCGGTGGAGTCATCATATCCCAGTTCATCGTATCGAGCATTGCAAAAGGAGATAAAGGataaagaagaggagataaagaaaaaagatgattttattcttgaaatgaaaCGGCAGATGGATTCCATGAAAGAATATCTTGTGAACAATCTTGGATACCATGGTGGGACATCAAATATTGATCAAGGTATGCCACCACCTTTGACTCCATCAATACCGCCACCTATGGCTCCTCAGATAATGACACCTATGGGTCCTGCATTTCAACCAATTTTTAGACCTACACCTCGACCTTTATATCCTGCTCAATCTTCTGTTGATCCACAATATCATGGTTCGTCTTCGCAACCAGCACCatga
- the LOC133688463 gene encoding aldehyde oxidase GLOX1-like, protein MAIVFKPLFVLPLFFLSSYAQLWLRPDAYVLLNKKKILGPHELFNDPFGDALDYKRKKITDDFGTAPLSDFEKPSVLPNYVGLPNEPKGRWELVTVNSGVSAMHAILLPRVNKVLMYDATIWKKSEIRLPTGHCRLLNQTTGEKDCYCHSVLFDIATTALTPLELHTDTWCSSGGLSVDGNLVGTGGFQGGANTVRYLETCKGCNWREFPTALADRRWYSTQAELPDGGFIVVGGREAFSYEYIPREGDSNAKSYFFDFLKKTSDRDENNLYPFVHLSTDGNLFIFANNRAVLLNPKSNKVVREFPALPGGHRSYPATGMSALLPIKLHSKNNDVIPTEVLVCGGSGHKDAYTQASRDIFYTALQDCGRIRITDKKPVWKREIMPSPRVMGDMVILPTGDILMLNGAKRGCSGWGFAREPNLAPAIYYPKAKLGNRFKQLKASIIPRMYHSSSVVLPDGKVLVAGSNTNNGYVYNAMFPTELRVEKFSPPYLDPSVAVHRPVIVTDKAPEKISYDETFQLQIKSTAVKVEKKDIKVTMYAPAFTTHGVSMNQRLLDLGLEDVIAENAFLGIHTITAVSPPSGKVAPPGYYMLFVVYQGVPSVSTWVQIK, encoded by the exons ATGGCAATTGTGTTCAAGCCTCTTTTTgttctccctctcttttttctttccagttACGCCCAACTTTGGTTGAGGCCTGATGCCTACGTattattaaacaagaaaaagatcTTAGGCCCTCATGAATTGTTCAACGACCCTTTTGGAGATGCTCTAGATTATAAGAGGAAAAAGATCACAGATGATTTCGGGACTGCCCCACTATCAGATTTCGAAAAACCTTCTGTTCTTCCTAATTATGTGGGTCTACCTAATGAACCTAAAGGGAGATGGGAGTTGGTTACTGTGAATTCTGGTGTATCTGCCATGCATGCAATCTTGCTTCCTAGAGTTAACAAGGTTTTAATGTATGATGCTACCATTTGGAAGAAATCAGAAATCCGGTTGCCTACCGGGCATTGCCGTCTGCTTAACCAGACTACAGGTGAAAAGGATTGTTATTGTCATTCAGTTTTGTTTGACATTGCCACAACGGCACTAACACCACTGGAG CTTCACACAGATACATGGTGTTCATCAGGAGGTCTTTCCGTTGATGGAAACCTGGTGGGCACTGGCGGTTTCCAAGGAGGGGCCAACACTGTTAGATACTTGGAGACATGTAAAGGCTGTAACTGGAGAGAATTTCCAACGGCACTTGCTGATCGTAGATG GTACTCAACACAAGCGGAACTACCTGATGGTGGATTCATCGTGGTTGGTGGTCGCGAAGCTTTTAGTTATGAGTACATTCCACGAGAAGGAGACTCCAATGCCAAGTCCTACTTCTTTGACTTCCTCAAGAAAACCAGTGATAGGGATGAGAACAATTTGTATCCTTTCGTCCACCTCTCCACCGATGGCAACCTCTTCATCTTTGCCAATAATCGTGCCGTCCTGCTCAATCCCAAATCCAACAAGGTTGTCCGTGAGTTCCCAGCCCTTCCAGGAGGTCATCGCAGCTACCCTGCCACCGGAATGTCTGCGCTGCTCCCAATAAAACTACACTCCAAGAATAATGATGTCATCCCAACTGAAGTCTTGGTTTGTGGAGGCTCCGGACACAAAGATGCATATACCCAAGCTAGCAGAGATATTTTCTACACAGCACTCCAAGACTGTGGAAGAATCAGAATTACAGATAAAAAGCCTGTCTGGAAGAGAGAAATCATGCCATCACCCCGTGTTATGGGTGACATGGTGATTCTTCCCACGGGAGACATCCTCATGCTCAATGGTGCTAAGAGAGGATGCTCGGGATGGGGTTTTGCCAGAGAACCAAATTTGGCCCCAGCAATATATTATCCCAAAGCAAAGTTAGGCAACAGATTTAAGCAACTAAAAGCCTCTATAATTCCAAGAATGTACCATTCATCTTCTGTGGTACTACCAGACGGTAAAGTCCTTGTGGCTGGAAGCAACACGAACAATGGCTACGTTTATAATGCCATGTTCCCCACTGAATTAAGAGTTGAGAAATTCTCCCCACCTTACTTGGATCCATCAGTGGCAGTGCATAGACCTGTGATTGTAACTGATAAAGCCCCAGAGAAGATTAGTTATGATGAGACGTTCCAGCTCCAAATCAAATCAACAGCAGTAAAAGTAGAGAAGAAAGACATCAAAGTAACAATGTATGCTCCTGCTTTTACCACTCATGGGGTGTCAATGAATCAAAGACTCCTCGACTTGGGTTTGGAGGATGTGATTGCCGAAAATGCTTTCCTAGGGATCCACACTATCACCGCTGTGTCACCACCCAGCGGTAAGGTTGCTCCTCCTGGGTATTACATGCTCTTTGTTGTTTATCAAGGAGTGCCAAGTGTTTCCACCTGGGTGCAGATCAAGTGA
- the LOC133687838 gene encoding probable xyloglucan endotransglucosylase/hydrolase protein 26, translating to MSSLRTLLAALFIFAVAFDPSAVNAKFSNSMYFYWGAHHSAILGNGDDLQLVLDQTSGSGIKSKRPFLFGSIQMLIKLVPGNSAGTVTAYYISSSGDRHDEIDFEFLGNASGQPYTIHTNIYTQGNGSREQQFRPWFDPTADFHNYTIHWNPTEVVWYVDSVPIRVFRNYENEGIAYPNKQGMRVYSSLWNADIWATQGGRVKIDWKVAPFIARYRSFRARACKWKGTVSISQCASNTAANWWTSPTYSKLSNAKFGQLTWVRDNYMIYDYCKDTKRFNGKTPPECFKPQF from the exons ATGTCAAGTTTACGAACTTTGTTGGCGGCTCTATTCATCTTTGCAGTAGCATTTGATCCAAGTGCAGTTAATGCCAAATTCTCCAACAGCATGTATTTCTACTGGGGTGCCCATCATTCGGCAATACTGGGAAATGGCGACGATCTTCAACTTGTGTTGGATCAAACTTCTG GCTCTGGTATTAAATCAAAGCGTCCATTCCTATTTGGAAGCATTCAAATGTTAATCAAGCTGGTGCCTGGGAACTCAGCCGGAACTGTCACAGCCTACTAC ATATCCTCTTCTGGAGACAGACATGACGAAATAGACTTCGAGTTCTTAGGGAATGCATCGGGACAGCCATACACCATCCACACAAACATCTACACTCAAGGAAATGGAAGCAGGGAGCAGCAATTCCGCCCCTGGTTTGACCCAACTGCTGATTTCCATAACTACACTATACATTGGAATCCTACTGAAGTTGT GTGGTATGTTGATAGTGTGCCAATTCGCGTATTCCGCAACTACGAAAATGAAGGGATTGCTTACCCAAACAAACAGGGCATGAGGGTTTACTCCAGCTTGTGGAATGCTGATATCTGGGCAACTCAAGGTGGGCGAGTTAAGATTGATTGGAAAGTTGCACCATTCATAGCAAGATACCGCAGTTTTAGGGCAAGGGCTTGCAAGTGGAAGGGAACAGTTAGCATCAGTCAATGTGCTTCCAACACCGCAGCTAACTGGTGGACATCCCCCACCTATAGCAAGTTGAGCAATGCCAAATTCGGACAGTTGACGTGGGTCAGAGATAACTACATGATCTACGACTACTGCAAAGACACTAAGAGGTTCAATGGAAAAACACCACCGGAATGTTTTAAGCCACagttctaa